The DNA region GACGAGCAATTCCATCTGCTACCAAACGAGCATCAACTTCCGGACGTTTAATCTCAAAAATGTTGATTTGAATTTCTTTTTTGGTAAGTTTTTTCAACTCTTCTTTCAGCTTGTCAACTTCTTGTCCGCCTTTTCCGATGATAACACCAGGACGTGCAGTATTGATGGTAACTGTAATAAGTTTAAGTGTACGTTCGATGACGATCTTGGCAATACTAGCTTTGCGAAGACGAGCCATAAGGTACTTACGAATCTTTTCATCTTCAACCAGCTTATCAGCATAGCGGCGTCCGCCAAACCAATTCGAATCCCATCCGCGGATGAATCCAAGTCTATTGCCAATCGGGTTTGCTTTTTGTCCCATTATCGAGCTTATTAATTGTTATTAGAATCTACTACTATCGTAACGTGATTAGAACGCTTGCGAACTCTGTACGCACGACCCTGTGGAGCAGGACGTAAACGCTTCAGTGCACGCGCACCATCTACCATTACTTCTTTTACTACAAGTGTTTCTGCACTTTGACCTTCATTTTTTGCTTCCCAGTTAGCGATAGCTGAACGAAGAACCTTCTCCATGTTCTTGGAAGAATGCATGGGATGGTGTTGCAAAATGTGAAGAGCTTTAAGAACATCTACACCGCGGATAAGATCGGCCATAAGGCGCATCTTACGAGGAGAAGTTGGACAGTCCTTAAGAACTGCAAGTCCTTTAGACTTTCTTGATTCCTTAATCTTCTCGGCACTTATTTTTTTTCTTGCACCCATTTTCTGGAATGAGATTTATATTGCTTACTTACTTCCTTTATCTTTTTTGTTACCTGCGTGACCACGGTAAGTACGAGTTGGAGCAAATTCTCCAAGTTTGTGTCCTACCATGTTCTCTGTAACATAAACCGGAATAAACTTATTCCCGTTGTGTACCGCAAAAGTTAATCCAACGAACTCAGGGGTAATGGTTGAAGAACGTGACCAAGTTTTTAGTACTGTCTTCTTACCAGATGCCTGCTGTTCAGTGACACGCTTTGCAAGCTTATAGTGTACGAATGGTGGTTTTTTAAGCGAGCGGCTCATAGTCTAATTATTTCTTTCTTCTTTCGAGAATAAGTTTATTGGATTGCTTTTTAGGTGTGCGGGTTTTGTATCCTTTAGCAGGCATACCCTTACGTGAACGTGGATGTCCTCCTGATGAACGACCTTCACCACCACCCATTGGGTGATCGACAGGGTTCATTGCAACACCACGGTTACGTGGACGGCGACCTAACCAACGTGTACGACCTGCTTTACCTGAACGAACCAGATTGTGTTCTGAATTAGAAACAGCTCCGATAGTTGCAAGGCAGGTTCCAAGGATTAATCTGGTTTCACCTGAAGGCATTTTGATAACTGCATATTTACCGTCACGTGCGCTTAATTGAGCATATGAACCTGCAGTTCTCGCAATTGAACCTCCCTTACCAGGATACATTTCAATGTTGTGAATAATTGTACCCAGTGGAATTTCGCTCAGGAATAAAGTATTTCCAATTTCCGGAGCGATACCGGTACCAGAATTGATAACCTGACCAACTTTTAAACCTTGTGGAGCAAGAATGTATCTTTTCTCACCGTCCTTATAGGTTACTAGTGCAATGCGTGCAGTACGGTTGGGATCATATTCAATTGTACTTACAGTTGCCTCAATTCCGTGCTTGTTACGCTTGAAATCAATTAAACGGTATTT from Flavobacteriales bacterium includes:
- the rplV gene encoding 50S ribosomal protein L22, which gives rise to MGARKKISAEKIKESRKSKGLAVLKDCPTSPRKMRLMADLIRGVDVLKALHILQHHPMHSSKNMEKVLRSAIANWEAKNEGQSAETLVVKEVMVDGARALKRLRPAPQGRAYRVRKRSNHVTIVVDSNNN
- the rpsS gene encoding 30S ribosomal protein S19, with product MSRSLKKPPFVHYKLAKRVTEQQASGKKTVLKTWSRSSTITPEFVGLTFAVHNGNKFIPVYVTENMVGHKLGEFAPTRTYRGHAGNKKDKGSK
- the rplB gene encoding 50S ribosomal protein L2: MAVRKLQPVTPGTRHKVTANFDDITTNLPEKSLLVSSKKSGGRNNNGKMTMRYIGGGHKRKYRLIDFKRNKHGIEATVSTIEYDPNRTARIALVTYKDGEKRYILAPQGLKVGQVINSGTGIAPEIGNTLFLSEIPLGTIIHNIEMYPGKGGSIARTAGSYAQLSARDGKYAVIKMPSGETRLILGTCLATIGAVSNSEHNLVRSGKAGRTRWLGRRPRNRGVAMNPVDHPMGGGEGRSSGGHPRSRKGMPAKGYKTRTPKKQSNKLILERRKK